The genomic DNA GGCCATCGCGGCCGAGTTGTGACGCAGTGTGGTCGAGACTGCGGTACGCAACGGCGCTTCGTCCCGCAACGATCGGGTGGGCAAAAGAAATGTCGGGGACGCGGAGGTCGATGCGGGATGCGAGCCCGAACGCGCGGAAGAACGGTGATGCGAGAGCGAGGGGGTGAACCGCGGATCCGAGATCGTGTTGAAATCCCGGTTGAGTCAAGGGAAGCGTGCGTGCGGAGCCGCCGATCGTGTCGGCCTTTTCGTAGACCCGCACCGTGTAGCCGGCACGTGCGAGAGTGACAGCCGCGGCCAGTCCGTTCGGGCCCGAGCCGACGACATTCGCGTCAGTAGACGACGGCATCTGCATTCTCGACATCGCCGACGATGTCGTCCGCGTTCGCGGAGATCCACTCGATGAGAGGAAGCATGCGTTCCATCAATTCGCGGCCGGTATCTGTCAGGCGGTACTCCACATGGGGCGGAACTGTGGCGAGCGCGGCACGTGCGACGATTCCATCGGATGTCAGTGTGCGAAGCGTGGACGCGAGCATCTTCTCGCTGATGCCATCAACTTCGCGTCGCAGCTCGCTCCAGCGACGCGTGCCGTTCGAGAGTGCGCAGAGAACCAAGACACCCCATCGACTCATGACGTGGTCGAGAACCGTGCGCGTGGGGCACGCGACAGAAAAAGATCCTGGCCGAGACGCTTGAATTTCCGCAAAACTGATGGACACGTGAGTACCTTACCAAAAGGTGGGTACCCCCAGATCGGAATGTCTGATGCCTCGCGGATGCTGCACTCTCTGTACCGATTTCCTCGGAAGGATTTTATTATGACCATTCTCGTGACTGGTGCCAGCGGACAGCTCGGGCACCTCGTTGTTGACAGCCTCCTAGCGCGCGGAGCTAATCCAGCTGAAATCGTGGCGGGAGCGCGAACCGTCGAGAAGGCGGATGACATCGCCGCTCAGGGTGTGCGCGTCGTGGCCCTTGATTACAGCGATAGCGCTTCTCTGGTCGCTGCGTTCGATGGTGTCGACAAGGTTGTGCTCGTGTCGAGTTCGGCTGTGGGTCAGCGCGTTGCCCAGCACCAGGCCGTGATTGACGCGGCTGTGGCTGCCGGTGTTTCGCTCTTCGTCTATACGAGCCTCCTTGGCGGACCCGACAGCCCATTGCCGCTTGCTGCCGAGCACGTCGAGACGGAAAAGGCGATCGCGGGATCCGGTCTTCCCGCCGTTATCCTTCGTAACAGCTGGTACATCGAGAATTACGCCGCCGACCTCGAGCGCGCACGCGAAACGGGCACACTTGTCGCAAGCGCTGGTGACGGACGGGTCTCGAGCGCAACGCGCGCCGAATACGCTGATGCCGCAGCTGCTGTCGTGCTCAGTGACGGACACGCGGGCGCGATCTACGAGCTCGGTGGCGATGTCGCCTGGTCATACGCAGAGCTTGCCCAGGCCATGTCGGAGATCATCGGTCGTGAAGTCGTCTACACGGCCATCTCGACCGCCGACCACGTCGCGGCTCTCGAAGCTGCGGGCCTCGATGAGGGCACCGCTGGGTTTGTCGCTGCGCTCGATGCCGGTATCGCCGCCGGCGCTCTCGTGGCACCCGACCACACTCTTTCGCAGCTCATCGGTCGTCCGACCGCATCGCTCGTCGAGAGTCTGCGCGCGTAGCTGACATTCCTCACACGCACCCTGCGTGGACTCACCCGATGAGACTCGGTTGCAGGTCACGCAGGGTGCGTTTGTGTGTCATCCGGGTGACCCCGATAGCTGAGAGGATCAGTGCGCCGACGAGCCATGCGGCCAGGATGCTGACGTCCACCCATACTCGGTCGGGATTTCCGCCGTACATCACCTGGCGCATGGCGTCGACGACGTAGCCCATCGGCAGCACGTGGTGAAGCGCAGCAAGTGGCGCGGGTAGCGTCTGCCACGGGAACGTCCCGCCCGCGGTGACCAACTGGAGCACCATGAGCACAAGGCCGAGGAACTGTCCGACCGAGCCGAGCCAGACGTTGAGAGCCATGATGATCGCCGCATAGGTCGCAGACGCGAACACCAAGAGGCCGAGGGTTGCCCACGGATGTGTGAACTCGAAGCCGAGGGTGTATGACAGCACTGCGAAGAGCGCGACCATCTGCACCGCACCGAGAGCTGCCGGTGTCGCCCATCCCGCAAGCGTGACGCGTAGGGGAGAGTGCAATGCCGTCACAGCGCGGCGCGACGTCGGCTTGACGATGAGGAAGAGCGCGTAGATGCCGATCCATGCCGCAAGAGCTGCGAAGAATGGTGCGAGACCTGCTCCGTAGTTCTGCGCAGACGTGACAGAGCTGGTTTCGATCTCGACCGGGCTCGAGAGGGTTTTCGCTTGCGCGCTGCGGGTGGCCTTGTCGCTGTCTGGAAGCTCATCCGCACCGCTTGTCAGGCTGTCACGAAGCGTGCCAGCGCCGTCGAGGATTTGGACGATTCCGTTGTCGAGTGAGCTGATTCCGTCGCGAACCTGGGCCGCGCCATCGGCGGCGCTCGCCGCTCCGTCGGTCAGCGTGGCGGCTCCTGCTGCGACCTGATGGGCACCGTCGTTGAGCTGGTTGATCTGAGCGACGGCGTTCTGCACGCGGCTGTTCACCGTCACCACGTCGTCACCAACGTCGTCGAGGTAGCCGAGAATCTGATCGATCTGACTCTGGTCCAGGTCGGTTTTCGCCAACTCGGCGGCAATGTCGCTGCGTGCCTGTGGGAGGCTGTTCGTGACATCGGTGGATGCTGCAGCAACTTGCTGAGCGGTGTCGTTGAGCGTTGCGGTACCGGCCGCCACCTGGTTCGCACCGTCGGTGAGCGTGGCGGCTCCGTCACGGAGCGCCACAGTGCCATCGGCAAGTTGTGATGAGCCGGTCCCCAGGCTGTCTGCGCCGTCTTTCGCCGTCGAGAGCGCATCGGCAAGTTGGCCCGCGCCGTCGGAGGCGTCGAGCAAGTTGATCCTGATCGTGTTGAGCGCGTCGAGGAGCGTGAGTCCGGACTCGTTGACGACCTTCTCGGCAACGGTCTTCTGGATCTTCTGGATGGCTTGAGAGCCGATAGTGGACGCAAGATAGTTGTTCGCGTCGTTGGTGCGGAGGTCGAGATCCGCCTGGCGAGGGCTGTCGGACGTGATGGATGCAATCGCGTCGGTGAAGTCGGACGGGATTTCGATCGAGAAGTCGTAGCTGCCGTTGTCGAGTCCCGACTCCGCCTCGGATGCCGACACCACATGCCAATCGAATGTGTCGGAGTCGAGAAGTTCATCTGCGACCTCGTTACCGAGGTTTCGCGCCGTGCCGTTTATCGTGGCACCGCTGTCGCTCACAACGAGAGCAACGGGCACCTCATCGAG from Microbacterium endophyticum includes the following:
- a CDS encoding SDR family oxidoreductase encodes the protein MTILVTGASGQLGHLVVDSLLARGANPAEIVAGARTVEKADDIAAQGVRVVALDYSDSASLVAAFDGVDKVVLVSSSAVGQRVAQHQAVIDAAVAAGVSLFVYTSLLGGPDSPLPLAAEHVETEKAIAGSGLPAVILRNSWYIENYAADLERARETGTLVASAGDGRVSSATRAEYADAAAAVVLSDGHAGAIYELGGDVAWSYAELAQAMSEIIGREVVYTAISTADHVAALEAAGLDEGTAGFVAALDAGIAAGALVAPDHTLSQLIGRPTASLVESLRA
- a CDS encoding winged helix-turn-helix transcriptional regulator, producing the protein MSISFAEIQASRPGSFSVACPTRTVLDHVMSRWGVLVLCALSNGTRRWSELRREVDGISEKMLASTLRTLTSDGIVARAALATVPPHVEYRLTDTGRELMERMLPLIEWISANADDIVGDVENADAVVY
- a CDS encoding YhgE/Pip domain-containing protein; the protein is MKIPQMITAEFRRLFSTRMSIIALIALVCVPILYGGLYLWANQDPYGSLDEVPVALVVSDSGATINGTARNLGNEVADELLDSDTFDWHVVSASEAESGLDNGSYDFSIEIPSDFTDAIASITSDSPRQADLDLRTNDANNYLASTIGSQAIQKIQKTVAEKVVNESGLTLLDALNTIRINLLDASDGAGQLADALSTAKDGADSLGTGSSQLADGTVALRDGAATLTDGANQVAAGTATLNDTAQQVAAASTDVTNSLPQARSDIAAELAKTDLDQSQIDQILGYLDDVGDDVVTVNSRVQNAVAQINQLNDGAHQVAAGAATLTDGAASAADGAAQVRDGISSLDNGIVQILDGAGTLRDSLTSGADELPDSDKATRSAQAKTLSSPVEIETSSVTSAQNYGAGLAPFFAALAAWIGIYALFLIVKPTSRRAVTALHSPLRVTLAGWATPAALGAVQMVALFAVLSYTLGFEFTHPWATLGLLVFASATYAAIIMALNVWLGSVGQFLGLVLMVLQLVTAGGTFPWQTLPAPLAALHHVLPMGYVVDAMRQVMYGGNPDRVWVDVSILAAWLVGALILSAIGVTRMTHKRTLRDLQPSLIG